The DNA region AAGCCTTTCTCTCTACGGCGATATGCATCGCTATATTCCGTCTATTGTTTCGGGAATGGGGTTTTTGGTCGGCGAAACGGCAATCAATCATCGTCCGCGCCGCTACGGAGATTCAAAGTACGGATTTGGCCGGTTTGCCAGCAGTATTTTTGATTTTATTACTTTGATTTTTTTGCGGCGATTCACTGATCGGCCCATGCATTTTTTCGGCTTGATAGGAATTATTCTTTCTTCGGCCGGAGTGATTATTTTAGCGTTTTTAAGCTGGCGGAAAATTTTTTACGGGCTTTTGCTCGCCGGCCGGCCATCTTTGCTTTTAGGCATTTTAATGGTGATTGTCGGTTTGCAATTGTTTTTATTAGGTTTCATCAGCGAATTAATAATCCGGCAATCTTCATCGGAAAAAAGAAATTTTGTCGTTAAAGAAAAAATAATCAGGAATCAGCGTGAAAATATTTCTTGACGTTATAAAAAAACGAAAAAGCGTCCGCAGTTTTCTCGCGAAAACCGTAGATCTTGCTTTAATTAAAGAAATAATCGCTCTCGCCACTTACGCTCCCACCAGCTGCAATCAGCAATTGTGGAATTTTATCGTTATTGACGATGCTCTAACGAAAGAAAAACTGATTAAAGAAGCCGCCGCCAACACTTTAATAAGAAGAGCGCCGGTTGTTATTGCGGTTACTTATGACGGCTGGAATTATAAAGAAGCGCTTCAGGGGGCAAGTTTAGCCGTGGGACATATTTTATTGGCGGCGGAATATTACGGCCTCGGCGCTTTGCCGATTAATAGTTACGGGGCGGATTGCAAAGTCAAAAAAATTTTAAACATTCCCGTTAAAGAAAAAATTTGCTGTTTTATCGCTCTGGGGCATCCTGATGAGCGGGCGCAGCAATCTCCTCTGGTTTCCCGAAGGCCGGTTGAAGAAGTATTTCATCAAGGAAAATTTCGGGATAATAATGCTCCTCCTTTTACTTATGATCCTAATGATTGGAGTTTGGAAAATTTGCGCAATCATCAGAAATATTATTGCCGGAAAACTTTTTTAGGAAAAGAAATGGATATAATGAACCAACGGGAAAGGGAATTGATAAAAAATACTCTCGGCGATATAAAAAATAATTTGCTTGATTTATTTTCTTACGATGGAAGTTTTTTAAAAGAATTTCCTCTTCTGCCGATTATCGCCATGGATTTGACTCAAGAAACATCCGCTTATACCAGAGCGGCCGTCCGGTTGTTTGCCAAAAATAAATTATTAAAAGCGGCTCATATTATTTATGATGATAAAAAAAAAGCATTTACGGAAAATCAACAGGCCGCCATCAGCCTTATTTATAAATTAGAGAGAATATCCGACGCCTTAAAGGAAAATTTATTCATTCAAGCGTACAATACTTTGCGAAAAGAAGGAGAATTTATTATTATCGCGAGGAAATCAAACATATTTTTGTCTTTTTTCTTTTTTGCCGTAAGATTAATCTTCGGCCAGGATGTCAGAAAAACGGGAATTTACAGCTTTTTCGGGCCGTATCAGCCCGTCAGTTTGCGTAAAACAAAACAACAATTAAAGAAAGCGGGCTTCCGGGATATTTCATGGTCCGGATATTTTTTCATTCCTGTATTTTATGAACAAATCTATCAGATGATCAAGCAATATATCCGCAGCGGAGGCACAAGTTATTTGCATCGGGAGCCGAAGGAAGACGCGATAAGCAAATTTCTTTCTTTTATTATGAAAATTCAAGGTCTGCGTAAATTTGGTTTATTGGGATCGGTCGCGGTAATAATATGCCGCAAGCAATAAAAAATAACGTATTTTTACGTTCGGTTATTTGTGAAATTCCGCGTTTATTGGGCCAGTTAAATCGAAATCCATCTTCCCGTTCCTACGGATCTTTTGATCGGGCTTATTGGCATTATCGGACGAATGATATAAGCTCCGCCCGTTATCAAGAGGCGGTTTTAACTTTAACGCTGCTTTATTCTTCGCCGTTTGAGGGGAATATTTATTATCAGGATAAAAATATTTTGGAGTGGATTAACGCGGCTTTAAATTTTTCTTGCTCTATTCAAAATAAAGACGGTTCTTTTGATGAGTGGTATCCGTATGAGGGATCGTTTGTGGCCACTTCTTTTGTGGTTGCCGCCTTGGCCAAGGTTTTATCGCTTTTAGGAGAAGATAATATTCCTTCTTATAAAATCATCCGCGCGAGGCTTGAACGGGCGGCTGATTGGATTATTTGCCATGAAGAAAGTTTGGTTTTAAATCAAACCGCGGGAAGCGCTCTGGCTTTGCTGAATGTTTTTCTTTTAAACGGAGATATTTTTTACAAGCAAGCGGCCGAAAAAAAAATTCAATTTATTCTTAAAAGTCAAACTAAAGAAGGATGGTGGAATGAATATGGCGGTCCGGACGCGGGTTATTTGTCGCTGACGGTTGATTATCTGGTTAAATATTATCGTCAAACTGACGATCAAGATGTTTTATCAGCCGTTAAAAACGCGATATCGTTTTTTATTCATTTTCTTCATCCTAATTTTACCGTTGGCGGAGAATATATGTCCCGCAATACCGAGTATTTGATTCCTTCCGGTTTTGCTTATTTTTCATCCTTTGACGAGACGGCAAAAATTATCACTGCTTTCAGCGCGGCTTCGTTGGAGTTGAAGCAAGGAGTTAATCCGCAAAATCTTGATGACCGGTATCTTTGTTACATTCTTTACAATTGGCTTGAAGCCGGCCTGATTTTTAACAATGAAAATTTTCTTAAGGAAAGCGAAGTTTATTTCCAAGAAAGGAGATTTGACGTATTTTTTAAGGAAGCAGGCATAAGGGTTATCCAAAATAAAAAATATTATTTTGTCGTTAATCTGCGAAAAGGCGGAGTTTTCAGGATATATTCAAAAGGGGCGGCTTATTTTGATTCCGCCCTGGAAGTTGATTTTTCGGGAAAGGTTTACATTGCCAACGCACTTGATAAAAAAAATGAAATTGAATCAGGGCCGGATTTTTTGCGGGTGCGCGGCGCGTTGAAACCTGTTCAAGAACCGTTGCTGCGCGCTTTTACGATGATTGCGTTCAAGGCCTTTCAAATCACTTTAGGGAGAATGAACGTTTTTCAGAAATTGATGAAGAAATTTTTAAGAAAAAAGATGATTATTTACGAAAATTCAACTTCTTTGATTTTTGAGAGGTTATTGAAGATTTCTCATAACAATATTAAAATAAAAGATGTTCTTCATAAAGAAATATCCGGCAAGCATCTTCGTTTCGGTTTGAAATCTTCATACGCGTTTATTCCCAGCTCTAAATATTTTACGGTTCAGGAATTGGAGGCTGGTTCTCTGAAACCTTCCGAAGAAAAATGTTTTATTGAAAAAGGCAAAACTGTTGTCAGCCGGACTTTCTTTTTTGATTAAAATAATATGTTTGGTTTTGATATAAATTTTTGGCTTATCTTGGGCTTTTTTGGGCAATTCCTGTTTTTTATGAGATTTTTTGTCCAATGGATCGCTTCCGAAAAAAGAAGGGAAAGTTTTTTCCCGGTTGCTTTTTGGTATTTTAGCATCGGCGGCGGCGTTATTCTTTTAATTTACGCCGTGTCCATTAAAGATCCGGTTTTTATTTTAGGGCAGGGCGCCGGATTGTTAATTTACATCAGAAATTTAGTTTTGATTCGGAAAAAAAATATTTTAAATAAATCTCACGCTCCGCAAATATGAATTTATTAAGTTTAAAAAACATATTTAGCGCGGATTTTTTGGAGAAATACGGCCTAGTTTTTATTCTCGCGCTTTTTGTCGCGTTTGGCATAGTCGGAATTTTTTATAATTATTCAATTTCCAATACGATTGGCGAAGAGTCTATTTTGATGGCGGCCACCTTAAAAATGATCGCCGAATTATCATTAAGGCCGAATTATCCGACTATGTATCATATGCCGTTCGGGACATATTTTTATTTGCCGTTTTTTATTGTTTTGCTTGTTTTTTTAAGGCTTTCCGGCTTATTTGCCAGCTTAGAGGAATTGAAAGTTTTTGGAATAACAGATTATGAAAAATTATTGCCGATGGCAAGATTTATTTCAATATTTTTAGGAGTAGCCTCGGTATATATGGTTTATAGAATTTGTGAAAAATTATTCAATAATAAATTTATTTCTCTAGTCGCTTCATTTTTGCTTGCCACCAATCTAATATTCGTGCAGATGTCCCATTTCGGCAAAGTTTGGATTATCCAGATATTTATTGTTCTGTTAACTTTTTATTTTATTGTTGCTTTATATCAAAAAGAACGGCCCGGATTTAAGGATTATTTTTATCCCGCGCTTTTGACGGCAATTTCTTTCGGCGTCCATTTTATCGGCATATTGATTTATCTGCCATTTTTAACGGCGCATTATTTGAAAAATAAAGAAAAGAAATTTAGGGAGATTTTTATAACAAACAGGAATTTTTGGCTCTCTAATTTAGTGATCGCGATTATATTATTGTTTATTTTTTATTTAAACCCTTATGGATTTGCCAATTACGGCCTGCGATCCGTGGCGGCGGCCGCGGCTATTATTCAGGAGAGCGCCGGCGCCAGCGGCGGTTATGATTTTTGGTTAATGTTCAGCAATTACGGAAAAGTATTGTTTGAAAACGGTCCGGCTCTGACCATAATATTTGTTTTCAGTTTAATTCCCTTATTTTTGCGAAGGAGAGATTTATTTTTTATATTCAACTCTTTTATATTCGGCTACTATATTATTATAGGCCCGATCCTCGGCCCGACAATCGGAATTAACGGCCGAGGATTTTATATCTCGCCTATTATACCGTTTATGGCTGTTGTGTCCGCTTTTGGTATTTATGTGTTTTATAAAAGTGATTTATTAGGCAAAAGGATAAATCCCGTTAGAAATATTATTTCTAACGGGATAAAGATTTTCTTACTGGCTTTGGTTTTTCTTTTTTCCGCGTACATTCCGATTTTATGGAATTATAAGCTGATTCAGCCCAGCGCCTGGATTTTGGCTAAAGATTGGATTTATAATAATCTACCGTCGGGAGTAAGCATAATCAATCTCAATACCGAGCTTCCCATTAATGAAAATAAGGAGTCTGTGGAAGATACCAGAGTTTATACGCCGAATTTTTTTACAAAAAAACAGGATTATTTGTCGTCAGTCGGCGATAATCAATATCCCAAGCCCAATTATTACGTTTTAAAGTTCGCCGATTATAGAGAGGGTATTCCTAAGGCCGTTTTAGATAGAGGTTTTGATTATATGGTTATAGAATGGTGGGATCAGGCGAGATATGAAAAAACTATGCAAGATGTCCGTCAACTTAATTTAGAAGAAATAAATTTAATTAAAATATTTCCGGCTGGCGCCTCTTCCACTACCTTAAATATGGATATGGAAAATATAAAGAATCCCCTTATTAATTTGCGAAAAATAGACCATACGGGACCGGTTATCGCTATTTATAAATTAAAATAAATAGCCATGCAAATTTTAAATGGCGCGCAATTCAAAAAAATGGATTTTTGGAAAGCAATGGCGGCCGGAGAAGGTATTGCGATTTTAGCTTTACCGGTAATTAACAACTTAAATTTTTTCGGAGCGGTTTCTGTAAAAAATAGTTTTATTTTACCGGTGTTTTTGATTGCCTGGATGATTATTTTGCCTTTTGCCGCTGCTGTCGGGCTTTATCTGGTTTATTTGCTCACCGCGCATAAATGGCCGATTGTTTTCCAAATAGGCAAATATGGCGTTATCGGCATTCTAAATACTGTTATGACGGCGGGTATTTTTAATTTTTTTATATGGATGACCGGCAGAGCAACGGGTTTAATGGTGGATTTTTTTATTTTTATCGCTTTTGTCGTGACCGTGACCCATAGTTTTTTTTGGAATAAGTTTTGGACATTTGGCGCCAATCACAGAGACGGCGCGGAAATGGAATATGTAAAATTTTTTTCCGTTACCGGATTCACGGCATTGCTGGAGGTTGTCATAATGCATATTTTTATAAATACGATCGGCGCGCCTTCCGGCATTGATCCTAAAATTTGGGCGAATGTGGCGTTTGCTATTTTGATTCCCATGGCGTTTCTTGGAAATTTTTTCGGTTATAAAATTTTTGTTTTTAAAAAATATCCTTAATTTTTACCATCGTTTATGGAAAAAGAATTTAAAAAATTTTTCAAAAATAAAACTTTTTTAGTGTGCGGCGGATGTGGTTTTATGGGATCCAATTTTATTCATTATGTTGCGCGAAATTTTAACGAAGCGAAGATTATAAATCTTGATTTGTTGACCTACGCGGGAAATAAAGACAATTTATCAGGCATCAAAAGGACGGGATATAAGTTTATCAGGGGTGATATTTGCGATGTCGCGTTGGTAAAAAAATTAATGCGCGATGCTGATTTTGTGATTAATTTTGCGGCTGAAACGCATGTTGACAGGTCGGTTCATTCCGCGGCCGATGATTTTATTCGCACGAATATTTTAGGAGTCCACTCTCTTATAAAGGCATTGCAGTCATCAGTCGGCGTTAGTAAGATGGTGCATATTTCTACCGACGAAGTTTGGGGTGATTTGCCGCTTAAATCAAAAGCCAAATTTAATGAAGATTCCGCGATCAGACCGAATTCTCCGTATGCCGCGTCCAAAGCCGCGGGTGATGCTTTGATCAGGGCGTATGTAAAGACACACGGATTGCC from Candidatus Niyogibacteria bacterium includes:
- a CDS encoding GtrA family protein; translation: MQILNGAQFKKMDFWKAMAAGEGIAILALPVINNLNFFGAVSVKNSFILPVFLIAWMIILPFAAAVGLYLVYLLTAHKWPIVFQIGKYGVIGILNTVMTAGIFNFFIWMTGRATGLMVDFFIFIAFVVTVTHSFFWNKFWTFGANHRDGAEMEYVKFFSVTGFTALLEVVIMHIFINTIGAPSGIDPKIWANVAFAILIPMAFLGNFFGYKIFVFKKYP
- the rfbB gene encoding dTDP-glucose 4,6-dehydratase, translating into MEKEFKKFFKNKTFLVCGGCGFMGSNFIHYVARNFNEAKIINLDLLTYAGNKDNLSGIKRTGYKFIRGDICDVALVKKLMRDADFVINFAAETHVDRSVHSAADDFIRTNILGVHSLIKALQSSVGVSKMVHISTDEVWGDLPLKSKAKFNEDSAIRPNSPYAASKAAGDALIRAYVKTHGLPVIVSHSVNNFGPRQFPEKLIPFFVLRAMRDKPLPLYGDGKNVRDWIYVDDHTTAILTILYRAQAGDIYAISRDEECSNIEIADKILKILQKPKTLITFVKDRPGHDRRYSVDSSRLKRLGWKPRYSLDSQIVETIKWYEENKLWVNNIIKKSSGINTHLSV
- a CDS encoding nitroreductase family protein, which produces MKIFLDVIKKRKSVRSFLAKTVDLALIKEIIALATYAPTSCNQQLWNFIVIDDALTKEKLIKEAAANTLIRRAPVVIAVTYDGWNYKEALQGASLAVGHILLAAEYYGLGALPINSYGADCKVKKILNIPVKEKICCFIALGHPDERAQQSPLVSRRPVEEVFHQGKFRDNNAPPFTYDPNDWSLENLRNHQKYYCRKTFLGKEMDIMNQRERELIKNTLGDIKNNLLDLFSYDGSFLKEFPLLPIIAMDLTQETSAYTRAAVRLFAKNKLLKAAHIIYDDKKKAFTENQQAAISLIYKLERISDALKENLFIQAYNTLRKEGEFIIIARKSNIFLSFFFFAVRLIFGQDVRKTGIYSFFGPYQPVSLRKTKQQLKKAGFRDISWSGYFFIPVFYEQIYQMIKQYIRSGGTSYLHREPKEDAISKFLSFIMKIQGLRKFGLLGSVAVIICRKQ
- a CDS encoding glycosyltransferase family 39 protein translates to MNLLSLKNIFSADFLEKYGLVFILALFVAFGIVGIFYNYSISNTIGEESILMAATLKMIAELSLRPNYPTMYHMPFGTYFYLPFFIVLLVFLRLSGLFASLEELKVFGITDYEKLLPMARFISIFLGVASVYMVYRICEKLFNNKFISLVASFLLATNLIFVQMSHFGKVWIIQIFIVLLTFYFIVALYQKERPGFKDYFYPALLTAISFGVHFIGILIYLPFLTAHYLKNKEKKFREIFITNRNFWLSNLVIAIILLFIFYLNPYGFANYGLRSVAAAAAIIQESAGASGGYDFWLMFSNYGKVLFENGPALTIIFVFSLIPLFLRRRDLFFIFNSFIFGYYIIIGPILGPTIGINGRGFYISPIIPFMAVVSAFGIYVFYKSDLLGKRINPVRNIISNGIKIFLLALVFLFSAYIPILWNYKLIQPSAWILAKDWIYNNLPSGVSIINLNTELPINENKESVEDTRVYTPNFFTKKQDYLSSVGDNQYPKPNYYVLKFADYREGIPKAVLDRGFDYMVIEWWDQARYEKTMQDVRQLNLEEINLIKIFPAGASSTTLNMDMENIKNPLINLRKIDHTGPVIAIYKLK
- a CDS encoding lipid-A-disaccharide synthase N-terminal domain-containing protein; its protein translation is MFGFDINFWLILGFFGQFLFFMRFFVQWIASEKRRESFFPVAFWYFSIGGGVILLIYAVSIKDPVFILGQGAGLLIYIRNLVLIRKKNILNKSHAPQI
- a CDS encoding terpene cyclase/mutase family protein; this translates as MPQAIKNNVFLRSVICEIPRLLGQLNRNPSSRSYGSFDRAYWHYRTNDISSARYQEAVLTLTLLYSSPFEGNIYYQDKNILEWINAALNFSCSIQNKDGSFDEWYPYEGSFVATSFVVAALAKVLSLLGEDNIPSYKIIRARLERAADWIICHEESLVLNQTAGSALALLNVFLLNGDIFYKQAAEKKIQFILKSQTKEGWWNEYGGPDAGYLSLTVDYLVKYYRQTDDQDVLSAVKNAISFFIHFLHPNFTVGGEYMSRNTEYLIPSGFAYFSSFDETAKIITAFSAASLELKQGVNPQNLDDRYLCYILYNWLEAGLIFNNENFLKESEVYFQERRFDVFFKEAGIRVIQNKKYYFVVNLRKGGVFRIYSKGAAYFDSALEVDFSGKVYIANALDKKNEIESGPDFLRVRGALKPVQEPLLRAFTMIAFKAFQITLGRMNVFQKLMKKFLRKKMIIYENSTSLIFERLLKISHNNIKIKDVLHKEISGKHLRFGLKSSYAFIPSSKYFTVQELEAGSLKPSEEKCFIEKGKTVVSRTFFFD